From Halotia branconii CENA392, the proteins below share one genomic window:
- a CDS encoding aminopeptidase P N-terminal domain-containing protein, with translation MEAEYRQRREQLMAKIGNSTAIFRSAPMVVMHNDVEYAYRQDSDFFYLTGFNESQAVAVLAPHHPEHRFVLFVQPKEREKEVWTGYRCGVDAAKEIYGADEAYPISELDEKLPQYLEKADRIYYHLGRDRNFNDKILKHYQILLRTYPKRGTGPIAIADTGPVLHSMRLIKSEAELKLMRQAVAIAVEAHNNAMAASTPGRYEYEIQAGIEHIFRLRGGIGPAYPSIVASGANACVLHYIENNRQMQDGELLLIDAGCAYGYYNSDITRTFPVGGKFTSEQKTLYEIVLEAQKQAIAQVKPGNSFNSIHDTAVRVLTEGLVELGILKGEIDKLIEEEKYKPYYMHRTSHWLGLDVHDAGVYQHGEDKPQILQPGQILTVEPGLYIVPDTKLAEDQPATDPRWVGIGIRIEDDVLVTPEGHEVLTAGVPKAVDEVARMS, from the coding sequence ATGGAAGCAGAATATCGGCAGCGTCGTGAGCAGTTAATGGCAAAAATTGGTAATAGTACAGCCATTTTTCGCAGTGCGCCAATGGTAGTGATGCACAACGATGTCGAGTACGCTTATCGCCAAGATAGTGATTTTTTCTATCTAACTGGCTTTAACGAATCCCAAGCAGTGGCAGTGTTAGCGCCCCATCATCCAGAACATCGGTTTGTGTTGTTTGTCCAACCTAAAGAGCGAGAAAAAGAGGTTTGGACTGGTTATCGTTGTGGGGTAGATGCCGCAAAAGAGATTTATGGTGCAGATGAAGCTTACCCCATTAGTGAATTAGATGAAAAGTTGCCGCAGTATTTAGAAAAAGCCGATCGCATTTACTATCATTTAGGACGCGATCGCAATTTTAACGACAAAATTCTTAAACATTATCAAATTTTACTGCGGACTTATCCCAAGCGCGGTACAGGGCCTATTGCGATTGCAGATACAGGCCCTGTCCTGCACAGCATGAGATTAATTAAAAGCGAAGCCGAGTTAAAACTGATGCGTCAAGCTGTGGCGATCGCAGTTGAAGCTCATAATAATGCAATGGCAGCTAGTACACCTGGACGTTATGAATACGAAATCCAGGCGGGAATAGAACACATATTTCGGTTGCGGGGGGGAATTGGCCCGGCTTATCCTTCAATTGTGGCTTCCGGTGCTAATGCTTGTGTACTGCACTACATCGAAAATAATCGACAGATGCAAGATGGAGAATTGCTGTTAATTGATGCTGGTTGTGCATACGGTTATTACAATTCTGATATTACCAGGACATTTCCTGTAGGAGGTAAATTTACATCAGAACAAAAGACATTATATGAGATTGTATTAGAAGCACAAAAACAGGCGATCGCTCAAGTAAAACCCGGTAATTCTTTTAACTCAATTCACGATACAGCAGTACGTGTACTAACTGAAGGTTTAGTTGAATTAGGCATCCTCAAAGGTGAAATTGACAAGTTAATTGAAGAAGAGAAATACAAGCCATATTATATGCACCGCACCAGTCATTGGTTAGGCTTGGATGTCCATGATGCAGGAGTTTATCAGCACGGTGAAGATAAACCGCAGATTTTACAACCAGGTCAAATATTAACTGTAGAACCAGGACTGTATATTGTGCCTGATACTAAATTAGCAGAAGACCAACCAGCGACTGATCCCAGGTGGGTTGGCATTGGCATTCGCATTGAGGATGATGTATTAGTGACACCTGAAGGGCATGAAGTTTTAACTGCGGGAGTACCAAAAGCAGTGGATGAAGTTGCACGAATGAGTTAG
- a CDS encoding zinc-dependent peptidase — protein MVATIIVFLIIGLIIIVIIFSPFLIKQQRSRFKKRSFPPLWNAIIENNFPFYLRISPIERRRLQGHIQVFLAEKQFIGCGQLQVTEEMKLTIAAVACLLLLNERGEYFPKLRSILIYPSTYFVNETVATGNYIIEERRVARLGESWIKDQVILSWEQVQQDIVNWRDGHNVILHEFAHQLDQEDGKAEGVPILPRNSDYVTWARVMTKEYQQLCNDVQKGAKTVMNSYGATNPAEFFAVATETFFEKPHQLLKQHPPLYELLQSYYQLDPGQWV, from the coding sequence ATGGTTGCAACAATTATTGTTTTTCTAATTATAGGGCTGATTATTATCGTAATTATATTCAGCCCTTTCCTAATTAAACAACAAAGAAGCCGTTTTAAAAAACGTTCTTTTCCACCGCTTTGGAATGCCATTATTGAAAATAACTTTCCTTTTTATTTGCGAATTTCTCCCATAGAACGTAGAAGACTACAGGGACATATTCAAGTGTTCTTAGCAGAAAAACAATTTATTGGTTGCGGGCAATTGCAAGTAACAGAAGAAATGAAATTAACTATTGCGGCTGTTGCTTGTTTGCTTTTATTAAATGAGCGAGGAGAATATTTTCCTAAACTTCGTTCGATTTTGATTTATCCCAGTACTTATTTTGTGAATGAAACTGTAGCCACTGGAAATTATATTATCGAAGAAAGGCGTGTAGCCAGATTAGGGGAATCATGGATTAAAGACCAAGTAATATTGTCTTGGGAACAAGTACAACAAGACATTGTTAACTGGAGAGATGGACATAACGTAATTCTTCACGAATTTGCCCACCAATTAGATCAAGAAGATGGTAAAGCTGAGGGTGTTCCTATTTTGCCACGCAATTCAGACTATGTAACTTGGGCTAGAGTAATGACAAAAGAATATCAACAACTCTGCAATGATGTTCAAAAAGGTGCAAAAACCGTGATGAATAGCTATGGTGCGACTAATCCCGCAGAATTTTTTGCTGTAGCGACTGAAACGTTTTTTGAAAAACCGCACCAATTGTTAAAGCAGCATCCGCCACTTTATGAGCTACTACAAAGTTACTATCAACTAGATCCTGGACAATGGGTTTAA
- a CDS encoding PEP-CTERM sorting domain-containing protein, with protein MKIVAFSSRLLDALFAATVAVPLSFAGIFTFASSATAASFNGDFQLSSGYTFSPPNSATSLVELSAKSLTFSPQPITPIALAAQTGSFTSFNTAKINNIINFSPLSVKNPFIDFGKTFIPGTVQSAAESASITDKINTFNLKSANYELKQSGENVAIDVALYGLFSSEDGSKSQGAGNLSFQVNNVKVANVESILSSGGSVKNLAFSGALFTTTTSATSVPEPATLLGLGIVGAAIVMFRRHQPQNSSIDI; from the coding sequence ATGAAAATAGTTGCTTTTTCATCTAGATTACTAGATGCACTTTTTGCTGCCACTGTTGCAGTACCATTATCTTTTGCTGGGATATTTACTTTTGCTAGTTCTGCTACAGCAGCCTCTTTTAATGGTGACTTTCAGCTAAGTAGTGGATATACTTTTTCGCCTCCTAATTCAGCCACTAGCTTAGTAGAATTATCAGCAAAATCTCTAACATTTTCTCCCCAACCCATAACACCAATTGCTCTTGCAGCTCAAACAGGAAGTTTTACATCATTTAACACAGCCAAAATAAATAATATTATCAATTTTTCTCCTTTATCTGTAAAAAATCCTTTTATTGATTTTGGTAAAACTTTCATACCTGGAACAGTTCAATCTGCTGCTGAATCTGCTTCAATCACCGATAAAATCAATACATTTAATTTGAAATCTGCAAATTATGAACTTAAACAAAGCGGTGAAAACGTAGCTATAGATGTTGCACTTTATGGATTATTTAGCAGTGAGGATGGGTCAAAATCTCAAGGAGCCGGAAACTTATCTTTCCAAGTCAATAATGTAAAAGTTGCCAATGTTGAGTCAATTCTTAGTAGTGGTGGATCAGTTAAGAATTTAGCTTTTTCTGGTGCTTTATTCACTACTACTACTTCTGCTACTTCTGTCCCTGAGCCAGCTACATTACTTGGTTTAGGAATAGTGGGCGCAGCAATAGTGATGTTTCGCCGTCATCAACCTCAAAATAGTTCTATAGATATATAG
- the crtO gene encoding beta-carotene ketolase CrtO: protein MQEYDVVIIGAGHNGLVCAAYLLKAGYSVLLLEKRSVPGGAATTEECLPEAAPGFKFNLCAIDHEFIHLGPVVEELELEKYGLEYLECDPVVFCPHPDGKYFLGHKSLDKTCAEIARYSDRDAKKYREYTQYWQRALGAMIPMFNAPPKSIIDIAGNYDITKIKDLFSVIGSPNKTLDFVRNMMTSAEDLLNEWFDSEFLKAPLARLASELGAPPSQKTIAIGAIMMAMRHDPGMARPRGGTGALVQALVNLVRSKGGVILTDQHVEKVLIDDNKAVGVRVSGGKEYRAKYGVISNIDARRLFLQMTDKSDIDAAEPELWERLERRIVNNNETILKIDLALDEPLRFPYHAHKDEYLIGSILIADSVAHVEQAHSKCTLGEIPDSDPSMYVVMPSALDPTLAPSGKHTLWIEFFAPYQIAGAEGTGLKGTGWTDELKNKVADRVIDKLATYAPNVKTATIARRVESPAELGERLGAYKGNYYHVDMTLDQMVFFRPLPELANYKTPIENLFLTGAGTHPGGSISGMPGRNCARVFLQAKHPFAQTLKDARDSIKSTVESVFKIN, encoded by the coding sequence ATGCAAGAGTATGATGTTGTAATTATCGGTGCAGGACATAATGGACTAGTTTGTGCTGCTTATTTGCTTAAAGCTGGCTATAGTGTTCTGTTGCTCGAAAAGCGTTCTGTTCCAGGAGGGGCAGCGACAACTGAAGAATGTTTACCAGAAGCAGCACCGGGATTTAAATTTAACTTGTGTGCAATTGACCATGAATTTATTCATTTAGGGCCAGTTGTTGAAGAATTAGAACTAGAAAAATACGGTTTAGAATATCTAGAATGCGATCCAGTTGTTTTTTGTCCTCATCCTGATGGAAAATATTTCTTAGGTCATAAATCGCTAGATAAGACTTGTGCAGAAATTGCCAGATATAGCGATCGCGATGCCAAAAAATACCGAGAATATACTCAATATTGGCAGCGGGCGCTGGGGGCAATGATTCCCATGTTTAATGCGCCGCCCAAGTCAATTATTGATATCGCTGGCAACTACGACATTACAAAAATCAAGGATTTATTTTCAGTCATTGGTTCGCCCAACAAAACGCTGGATTTTGTTCGCAACATGATGACCAGTGCTGAAGACTTACTCAACGAGTGGTTTGATTCAGAATTTCTCAAAGCGCCACTGGCAAGATTAGCCTCAGAACTTGGCGCACCACCATCACAAAAAACCATTGCTATTGGTGCAATTATGATGGCGATGCGTCATGACCCCGGTATGGCTAGACCACGGGGCGGTACTGGTGCGCTTGTGCAAGCATTAGTGAATTTAGTTAGAAGTAAAGGTGGTGTTATTCTCACAGACCAGCATGTTGAAAAAGTTTTGATTGATGATAATAAAGCCGTTGGTGTAAGAGTTAGTGGCGGTAAAGAATATCGTGCTAAATACGGGGTAATCTCTAATATTGATGCCAGACGGTTATTTTTACAAATGACTGATAAAAGTGACATTGATGCAGCAGAACCCGAATTGTGGGAAAGATTAGAACGCCGCATTGTTAATAACAACGAAACCATCCTCAAGATAGATTTGGCTTTAGATGAACCTTTGCGTTTTCCATACCATGCCCACAAAGATGAATATTTAATCGGGTCTATCTTGATTGCAGATTCCGTGGCTCATGTAGAACAAGCTCATAGTAAATGTACCTTAGGAGAAATACCTGATTCTGACCCATCAATGTATGTAGTCATGCCTAGCGCTCTTGATCCAACCTTAGCACCATCAGGTAAACATACTTTATGGATTGAGTTTTTTGCTCCTTATCAAATTGCGGGTGCAGAAGGTACTGGTTTAAAAGGTACTGGTTGGACAGATGAATTGAAAAACAAGGTTGCAGATAGAGTTATTGATAAGTTAGCAACTTATGCACCGAATGTAAAAACGGCTACTATTGCTCGTCGTGTAGAAAGCCCAGCAGAATTAGGAGAAAGATTAGGTGCATACAAAGGCAATTATTACCACGTTGATATGACTTTGGATCAAATGGTGTTTTTCCGTCCTTTGCCAGAGTTGGCCAACTACAAAACACCAATCGAAAATTTGTTTTTAACTGGCGCAGGAACTCATCCAGGTGGTTCTATTTCTGGAATGCCAGGACGCAATTGCGCCCGTGTATTTCTGCAAGCAAAACATCCTTTTGCTCAAACTTTAAAAGATGCACGAGATTCGATTAAATCAACTGTCGAGTCGGTGTTTAAAATTAATTAA
- a CDS encoding LmeA family phospholipid-binding protein, which translates to MPDKQRLEEQLISQEAERRVSDQVDEAEQIDIDVQTDLLQVLRGHSDGVSVAGKGLVLKENIRIQEIKLQTDSISINPLSAIFGQVELNEPVNAIARVVMTQADINCALNSEFARSLSQKFQLDVDGESVSFELQNIQLFLTSDRKIEFQVKVLIKESNNTQSLDVEGIVIPRTNSQPIKIESIKCNPESGLSIELIAAFLQKLKELVKLPYFTWEDIAFSVKQMEIQQENITIILEANVQQLSASKINSLIK; encoded by the coding sequence ATGCCAGACAAGCAACGCTTGGAAGAGCAGCTAATATCACAAGAAGCTGAACGCAGGGTATCTGACCAGGTAGATGAAGCAGAACAAATTGATATAGATGTGCAAACCGATTTGTTGCAAGTACTTCGAGGACATTCTGATGGTGTTTCCGTTGCAGGAAAAGGACTGGTGCTAAAAGAAAACATCCGTATTCAAGAAATAAAACTACAAACAGATAGTATTTCTATTAATCCTTTAAGTGCTATTTTTGGTCAAGTCGAATTAAATGAGCCAGTGAATGCGATCGCTCGTGTTGTCATGACCCAAGCAGATATTAACTGTGCTTTAAATTCTGAATTTGCTCGCAGCTTATCACAGAAATTTCAGTTGGATGTAGATGGTGAAAGTGTTAGTTTTGAACTACAAAATATCCAGTTATTTTTAACAAGCGATCGCAAAATAGAATTTCAAGTGAAAGTGCTGATTAAAGAAAGCAATAACACTCAATCATTAGATGTTGAGGGAATAGTGATTCCCCGTACTAATTCCCAACCTATCAAAATAGAAAGTATCAAATGTAACCCAGAGTCAGGTCTTTCGATAGAGTTGATTGCAGCCTTTTTACAAAAACTCAAAGAACTAGTAAAACTCCCATATTTTACCTGGGAAGATATAGCGTTTAGTGTCAAACAAATGGAAATACAACAAGAAAATATAACAATAATTTTAGAAGCTAATGTGCAGCAACTGTCTGCTTCAAAAATAAATTCTTTAATTAAGTAA
- a CDS encoding helix-turn-helix domain-containing protein — protein sequence MERVTLPDILTLEEASEYLRLPTQTVVHQTILGNIPGRKIENDWRFLKVAIDDWLRSKNGRAVLLQQAGALIDDDTLSDLRAKIYQDRERSEVDGESVD from the coding sequence ATGGAACGAGTAACACTACCAGATATTCTAACTCTTGAAGAAGCCTCAGAATACTTAAGACTACCCACTCAAACAGTTGTGCATCAAACAATACTTGGAAATATCCCAGGTCGTAAAATTGAAAATGACTGGAGATTTTTGAAAGTGGCTATTGATGACTGGTTACGTTCAAAAAATGGTCGGGCTGTTCTACTTCAACAAGCAGGCGCTTTAATAGATGATGATACTCTCTCAGATTTGAGAGCAAAAATTTACCAAGACAGGGAACGTTCTGAAGTCGATGGGGAGTCTGTCGATTAA
- a CDS encoding ABC transporter ATP-binding protein, translating into MVQQPELQENSSMQSIWRVLGSLRTYRWISLGALVSLLLLTAANALTPQLFRWSIDQGIVPQNLRIVLYSAAWMVVAAIARGLFNFGQSYLAEAASQGVAYELRKQIFSKIQNLSFSYHDQSQTSQLLTRVTSDIEQIRTFIGTSLIQVIGGTVTLVAIAVVLLIMNWQLALITLTVVPMSGWLMARFISRNSGLFRQVQEQLGDLNAVLQENLLGIKVVKGFVRESAEKRRYTTMNDALIKANMKTIRAIRNTFPFIFLLSNLVTLAVFAYGGAQVIDGRFSIGELVAFNSYLVLILQPILLIGFAAPAIAQAAASAERIYEVVDAEVEIRDRPNAIAFETCGGRITFENVCFRYPGAATAALKNVSFETKPKELIAVLGMTGSGKSTIMNLIARFYDVTQGSIRIDGRDVRDFTLQSLRTHIGIVFQETTLFSGTIRENITYAKPKATLEQVIEVAKTAQIHDFIISLPDGYETIVGERGVGLSGGQKQRIAIARTLLTDYSILILDDSTSAVDAKTAAQIQAELDDLMRQKACVTFVVAQRISTVKNADRILLIDQGKLIAQGSHEELMQTSPLYGVILESQVKQKEKV; encoded by the coding sequence TTGGTTCAACAACCAGAACTTCAGGAAAATTCTTCAATGCAGTCAATCTGGCGTGTCCTGGGGAGTTTGCGTACTTACCGATGGATTTCACTGGGAGCCTTAGTCAGCTTGTTGCTGTTGACAGCTGCCAATGCACTGACTCCCCAGTTGTTTCGGTGGAGCATCGATCAAGGTATTGTCCCACAAAATTTACGAATTGTACTTTACAGCGCTGCTTGGATGGTTGTTGCAGCGATCGCTCGTGGTTTATTTAACTTTGGACAAAGTTATTTGGCAGAAGCTGCATCTCAAGGTGTGGCCTATGAATTGCGTAAGCAAATTTTCAGCAAAATTCAAAATCTCAGTTTCAGCTACCATGACCAATCACAGACATCTCAACTGCTAACCCGCGTCACTAGTGATATTGAACAGATTCGCACATTTATTGGTACTAGTTTAATTCAAGTAATTGGTGGAACTGTAACATTAGTAGCAATTGCGGTAGTTTTGCTAATAATGAACTGGCAACTAGCACTAATTACATTGACGGTTGTACCGATGTCAGGATGGTTAATGGCACGATTTATCTCCCGTAATAGTGGATTATTTCGGCAGGTACAAGAGCAACTCGGCGATCTCAATGCCGTCTTACAAGAGAATTTGTTAGGAATTAAAGTAGTCAAAGGTTTTGTGCGGGAGTCAGCCGAAAAGAGGCGTTACACCACCATGAATGATGCCTTAATCAAGGCAAACATGAAGACCATTCGCGCTATCCGTAATACCTTCCCCTTTATCTTTTTGCTGAGTAATTTGGTGACATTAGCAGTTTTCGCCTACGGTGGGGCGCAGGTAATTGATGGTAGATTTTCTATTGGTGAACTAGTAGCGTTTAACTCCTATCTGGTATTAATTCTGCAACCGATTTTATTGATTGGCTTTGCTGCACCTGCGATCGCTCAAGCAGCCGCCTCTGCGGAACGGATTTATGAAGTAGTCGATGCAGAAGTAGAAATTCGCGATCGCCCAAATGCAATTGCTTTTGAAACCTGCGGCGGTAGAATTACCTTTGAAAACGTCTGTTTTCGCTATCCTGGTGCTGCAACCGCAGCCCTAAAAAATGTTTCTTTTGAAACAAAGCCTAAGGAGCTAATCGCCGTTTTGGGGATGACAGGTTCTGGGAAAAGCACAATTATGAACTTGATTGCTCGATTTTATGATGTCACGCAGGGATCAATTCGTATTGATGGACGAGATGTGCGGGATTTTACACTCCAGAGTCTGAGAACACATATAGGCATTGTGTTTCAAGAAACCACACTATTCTCTGGGACTATCCGCGAAAATATCACTTATGCCAAACCCAAAGCTACCCTAGAACAAGTAATTGAGGTTGCAAAAACTGCCCAAATTCATGATTTTATAATTAGTCTGCCTGATGGCTATGAAACAATTGTAGGTGAACGTGGCGTGGGTTTATCTGGTGGACAAAAACAACGAATTGCGATCGCCCGTACCTTACTGACCGATTACAGTATTCTGATTTTAGATGATAGTACCTCTGCGGTAGATGCTAAAACTGCCGCTCAGATTCAAGCTGAACTCGATGATCTAATGCGCCAAAAAGCCTGTGTAACTTTTGTTGTGGCTCAACGCATCAGCACCGTCAAAAATGCCGATCGCATTTTGCTAATCGATCAAGGAAAATTAATTGCTCAAGGTAGCCATGAGGAACTAATGCAAACAAGCCCCCTATATGGTGTAATTTTGGAATCTCAAGTTAAGCAGAAGGAGAAAGTATAA
- a CDS encoding ABC transporter ATP-binding protein: MRGTGPVVAPDQNASHQLSTLRRFLQYLRPYRKEIPIALTLVAIGASTQAIGPFLLGWSIDNLIAKGNLPDLLLLLGLLGLIYGLGIVAIRGQILRVGWIVQRLLAQLRQDIFLKIQSLPMSFFDRSEAGDLMSRLLNDVNTVNQAFGQTIAQMLGNTLSLIGIVIAMLAINLQLGLLSNLVVPLMILTTSFFARWARARFRVTRQTIGELSAKLEEDIGSVREAQAFNRVNLNIAEFDVLNAANRDANVEAVAITAAFLPSIDFLNTLATAAVLAYGGYLAVTGAATVGVVTSFLLYVQQFFRPIQILSQFYTQAQSAFAGLERIFLLLDEPSQLQDAADAIEMPPIQGEVIFDHVTFGYNPNQLVLKGVDLHAYPGQMIALVGPTGSGKSTIINLILRFYDVSGGAVKIDGVDVRSVTQASLRRQIGIVLQDNILFSGTVAENIAFGCPHATQAEIEAAAQLANVHEFITSLPEGYATQLGERGAPLSQGQRQLISIARAVLINPQILILDEATSSIDTRTEALVQTAIARLLKNRTSFVIAHRLSTVTQADQVLVIQQGQIAERGTHEELINQQGVYANLYALQLGAASATEVLN; encoded by the coding sequence ATGAGAGGTACAGGCCCAGTTGTTGCACCGGATCAAAATGCGAGTCATCAACTTTCCACTCTGCGACGTTTTTTACAATACCTGCGACCTTACCGTAAAGAAATTCCTATTGCTTTGACATTAGTCGCGATCGGTGCGTCAACTCAAGCAATTGGGCCGTTCTTACTTGGTTGGTCAATTGATAATTTGATTGCAAAGGGTAATTTGCCGGATTTACTACTGCTGTTAGGCTTACTAGGGCTAATCTACGGACTTGGTATTGTGGCAATTCGGGGTCAAATTTTGCGAGTTGGTTGGATTGTGCAGCGATTGTTAGCTCAATTGCGGCAAGATATTTTTCTGAAAATCCAAAGTTTACCAATGAGCTTTTTTGACCGCAGTGAAGCCGGTGATTTAATGAGCCGCTTATTAAATGATGTTAATACTGTCAATCAAGCGTTTGGGCAAACGATCGCCCAGATGTTGGGTAATACTTTGAGTTTAATCGGCATTGTCATTGCAATGCTGGCAATTAACTTGCAACTTGGGTTATTGAGTAACTTAGTTGTGCCACTAATGATTTTAACTACAAGCTTTTTTGCCCGGTGGGCAAGAGCTAGATTTCGCGTCACTCGCCAAACTATTGGGGAACTTTCTGCTAAGTTAGAAGAAGACATTGGTAGTGTACGAGAAGCACAGGCATTTAATCGTGTAAATCTCAACATCGCAGAGTTCGATGTTCTCAACGCTGCCAATCGTGATGCTAATGTTGAAGCAGTGGCAATTACCGCTGCTTTTTTGCCATCTATCGATTTTCTCAACACCCTAGCAACCGCTGCTGTATTAGCCTATGGAGGCTATCTCGCTGTCACAGGAGCAGCAACCGTTGGTGTAGTGACATCTTTTTTACTTTACGTTCAGCAGTTCTTTCGCCCTATCCAAATTCTCAGTCAATTTTACACCCAAGCTCAGTCTGCCTTTGCTGGATTAGAACGTATCTTTCTACTATTGGATGAACCGTCACAACTCCAAGATGCAGCCGATGCTATTGAAATGCCTCCTATTCAAGGTGAAGTAATATTCGATCACGTTACCTTTGGCTATAACCCAAATCAATTAGTTCTTAAAGGAGTAGATTTACACGCCTATCCCGGACAAATGATTGCTTTAGTAGGGCCAACTGGATCGGGAAAAAGTACGATTATTAACTTGATTTTGCGTTTTTACGATGTCTCTGGTGGTGCAGTCAAAATTGATGGTGTTGATGTGCGGAGTGTGACTCAAGCTAGTTTGCGCCGTCAAATTGGTATTGTTTTACAAGACAACATTTTATTTAGCGGTACAGTTGCCGAAAATATTGCCTTTGGCTGTCCCCACGCCACCCAAGCCGAAATTGAAGCGGCGGCGCAACTGGCAAATGTGCATGAGTTTATCACTTCGTTGCCAGAAGGTTATGCAACTCAGTTAGGTGAACGGGGTGCGCCTCTAAGTCAGGGACAGCGACAACTGATTAGTATTGCCCGCGCCGTATTAATCAATCCTCAAATTCTGATTCTCGATGAAGCAACTAGTAGCATTGATACCCGCACAGAAGCGCTAGTACAAACTGCGATCGCTCGTTTACTCAAAAATCGCACTAGTTTTGTAATTGCTCACCGTCTCAGTACAGTTACTCAAGCCGACCAAGTATTAGTGATTCAGCAAGGACAAATTGCTGAACGCGGTACTCACGAGGAACTGATTAATCAGCAAGGTGTCTATGCTAACCTTTATGCCTTACAGTTGGGTGCAGCATCAGCGACGGAAGTTCTTAATTAA
- a CDS encoding DUF4058 family protein, whose protein sequence is MPSPFPVMDPYLEGYLWSDVHNALASKIRAFLAPQLRPKYAARLEVYVVEDISPASEIGILYPDVEVLQIKQSRNVTPAIHTSNIATTPPLLTLPVIQPVIVRIPIVEIRDTANNVLISCIEILSPVNKREPGLAHYRKKRQRLYNANVHLIEIDLLRRGNRPFNHPRLPDVPYLITLTQARSGVIDLWPVTLQDTLPTITVPLREGDPDAVLELQAGLNAIYDEAGYDLSIDYTQPPPPPALSDADIEWMYKHLQNMI, encoded by the coding sequence ATGCCTTCCCCGTTCCCCGTTATGGACCCATATCTTGAAGGCTATCTGTGGAGTGACGTACACAACGCCCTTGCCAGTAAAATCCGTGCCTTCCTCGCTCCACAGTTGCGTCCCAAGTATGCCGCGCGACTGGAAGTATATGTTGTGGAAGATATTTCCCCTGCAAGTGAAATTGGCATTTTATACCCAGATGTCGAGGTATTGCAGATCAAACAAAGCCGTAACGTAACTCCTGCTATCCACACATCAAATATTGCAACAACCCCCCCACTACTAACGCTTCCAGTTATCCAGCCAGTAATAGTTCGCATCCCCATAGTCGAAATTCGGGATACAGCCAACAATGTATTGATCAGCTGTATCGAAATTCTTTCTCCAGTAAACAAACGCGAACCCGGTTTAGCCCATTACCGTAAGAAACGCCAACGTTTATATAATGCCAACGTCCATCTCATTGAAATTGACTTGCTGCGTCGGGGAAATCGACCATTTAACCATCCCCGTCTTCCAGATGTTCCCTACTTGATAACCTTAACGCAAGCTCGGTCTGGAGTAATTGATCTGTGGCCTGTGACGTTGCAGGATACTCTGCCGACGATAACCGTTCCCCTCCGTGAAGGCGACCCTGATGCTGTATTAGAATTACAAGCTGGGCTGAATGCTATCTATGACGAAGCTGGATATGATTTATCGATAGACTACACCCAACCTCCACCCCCACCAGCATTAAGTGACGCGGATATTGAGTGGATGTATAAACATCTCCAAAACATGATATGA